One genomic segment of Suncus etruscus isolate mSunEtr1 chromosome 15, mSunEtr1.pri.cur, whole genome shotgun sequence includes these proteins:
- the POLR2J gene encoding DNA-directed RNA polymerase II subunit RPB11-a, whose product MNAPPAFESFLLFEGEKKITINKDTKVPSACLFTINKEDHTLGNIIKSQLLKDPQVLFAGYKVPHPLEHKIIIRVQTTPDYSPQEAFTNAITDLISELSLLEERFRVAIKDKQEGIE is encoded by the exons ATGAACGCGCCTCCCGCCTTCGAGTCGTTCCTGCTCTTCGAGGGCGAGAAGAA GATCACCATTAACAAGGACACCaaggtccccagtgcctgcctgtTCACCATCAACAAGGAAGACCACACGCTGGGGAACATCATCAAATC GCAGCTGCTGAAGGACCCACAGGTGCTGTTCGCTGGCTACAAGGTCCCACACCCGCTGGAGCACAAGATCATCATCCGCGTGCAGACCACACCTGACTACAGCCCACAGGAAGCCTTTACCAACGCCATCACTGATCTCATCAGCGAGCTTTCCCTATTGGAGGAGCGCTTCCGG GTCGCcataaaagacaagcaggaaGGAATTGAGTAG